A DNA window from Streptomyces sp. B21-083 contains the following coding sequences:
- a CDS encoding NAD-dependent epimerase/dehydratase family protein, with the protein MRVIVFGASGMIGHGALRACLLDDTVTEVLAVVRSPLNVAHPKLRQIIHTDFTDYSSIQEELQGLDACFYCLGVSAVGRAEDEYTRVTHDYTLAAARTLYAASPALTFCYVSGEGSDPTGKSQQMWARVKGRTENELLAMPMTAHMFRPGYVQPVDGAISRTPMYRAVYRVTAGLYPLLRRVVPRYVTTTQAIGRAMLAVTRAEGASPTVLRNDDINHLAHSYPLGPAAAS; encoded by the coding sequence GTGCGCGTCATCGTCTTCGGGGCCTCCGGCATGATCGGACACGGCGCGCTGCGTGCCTGCCTTCTCGATGACACGGTCACCGAGGTGCTCGCCGTCGTCCGCAGCCCACTGAACGTCGCCCATCCCAAACTGCGGCAGATCATCCACACGGACTTCACCGACTACAGCTCGATCCAGGAAGAGCTTCAAGGCCTGGATGCCTGCTTCTACTGCCTCGGAGTCTCGGCGGTCGGCCGCGCGGAGGACGAGTACACGCGCGTGACCCACGACTACACCCTCGCAGCGGCCCGCACCCTGTACGCCGCCAGCCCCGCCCTCACGTTCTGCTACGTCTCCGGGGAGGGCAGCGACCCCACCGGGAAGAGCCAGCAGATGTGGGCACGGGTCAAGGGCCGCACCGAGAACGAGCTGCTCGCCATGCCGATGACGGCGCACATGTTCCGCCCCGGCTATGTGCAGCCCGTGGACGGAGCGATCTCCCGCACCCCCATGTACCGCGCGGTGTACCGCGTCACCGCAGGTCTGTACCCGCTCCTGCGACGCGTCGTTCCCCGCTACGTCACCACCACTCAGGCCATCGGCCGCGCCATGCTCGCCGTCACCCGCGCCGAGGGAGCGAGTCCCACCGTCCTGCGCAACGACGACATCAACCACCTCGCACACAGCTACCCACTTGGCCCGGCAGCCGCGTCATAG
- a CDS encoding transposase, which translates to MSTAVEATWNLEPGAELIISRAAWRIQSCLPHLGRVTLVDEDGETWKTSVGELVHRPDCRPSTRTRADLPAADRGRQPKAMEDLTPEQRTIVMLRMEHLREVETGFRNGHPLAALPHEPRPQYDPDTTTLTQRRRAKTDELRKAAAETPVQAKANGLHRVSLRTLIRWDTARAKYGPIGVADDRWLRESTGHKITPELREALYAVFEESRHRSKLTMRDKELLIRQYIHETFNSAPDDDSQEPRVEIPCYDTLQAIWKDWFGSNGARQRYARSAAKAKEYATGRHIVVHRPGQVVALDTTVLPVKVLDNVFGDPVSVHLTLALDVYTRSIVAFRLSLVSDTSVDVAMVLRDMMMPLPMRPDWGTSMEWAYPGVPNTVVAEFAGYEVAGLPFFPPETVTTDHGAVYRNHHLVEVQRVIKANIKPSRVLRPTDKHSVERTFGAIRSLLFALLLGYQGTDVADRGVDPEADACLTVTEMEHIIATWVVETWQNRRFGSYAPSWDPRGDHSPNSLFAAAMSQGGFALRIPPAELYYELLPRHKVAIHGRRGVKIKNLWYDGDALDPYRGELSHRGGRHKNKYVIHRDPRDPCFVFFQDPRTHEWHTLRWTGLPEEGEVPAFSDARVREAMRELRRRGLAPKADTELLPVLLELIGGSIPVEQWPTQLSKRQRTEHAREVAQAAAAAADRPAGVVKKESPSRPAAVPTAGAGSDDAKVVSLRPKERAQQVHDAVNSERRRRREASVSARRSPPPDLSERLRANSLSALLHDSDDDDATHTAHEVEEEGRQ; encoded by the coding sequence GTGAGCACAGCAGTGGAGGCGACGTGGAACCTGGAGCCGGGCGCGGAGCTCATCATCAGCCGCGCCGCTTGGCGGATTCAGTCATGTCTGCCTCACCTCGGCCGGGTGACGCTCGTCGACGAGGACGGCGAGACGTGGAAGACCTCGGTGGGCGAGCTGGTCCATCGTCCGGACTGCCGTCCGTCCACCCGTACCCGCGCAGACCTGCCGGCCGCGGACCGGGGCAGACAGCCCAAGGCGATGGAAGACCTGACACCGGAACAGCGCACCATCGTCATGCTCCGGATGGAACACCTGCGGGAGGTCGAGACCGGCTTTCGCAACGGTCATCCGCTCGCCGCGCTGCCCCACGAACCACGACCCCAGTACGACCCGGATACCACGACACTCACCCAGCGCCGGCGCGCGAAAACGGACGAGCTACGGAAGGCCGCAGCCGAGACCCCCGTGCAGGCGAAGGCGAACGGCCTGCATCGGGTGAGCCTGCGCACGCTGATCCGCTGGGACACCGCACGAGCGAAGTACGGTCCCATCGGCGTGGCGGATGACCGGTGGCTGCGGGAGTCGACCGGGCACAAGATCACTCCCGAACTACGCGAGGCTCTGTACGCGGTCTTCGAGGAGTCACGGCACCGCTCAAAGCTGACCATGCGGGACAAAGAGCTTCTCATCCGCCAGTACATCCACGAGACGTTCAACTCCGCGCCCGACGACGACTCCCAGGAACCGCGCGTCGAGATTCCCTGCTACGACACCTTGCAGGCCATCTGGAAGGACTGGTTCGGCTCCAACGGGGCGCGGCAGCGCTATGCACGCTCAGCGGCGAAGGCGAAAGAGTACGCGACAGGTCGGCACATCGTGGTGCACCGCCCCGGCCAGGTGGTAGCCCTTGACACCACCGTGCTGCCGGTGAAAGTGCTGGACAACGTGTTCGGCGATCCGGTGTCTGTGCATCTCACACTTGCGTTGGATGTCTACACCCGCTCGATCGTCGCGTTCCGGCTCAGCCTCGTCTCCGACACCTCCGTCGACGTGGCGATGGTGCTGCGGGACATGATGATGCCCCTGCCGATGCGCCCGGACTGGGGAACGAGCATGGAGTGGGCCTATCCCGGCGTCCCCAACACCGTGGTCGCGGAGTTCGCCGGGTACGAGGTCGCCGGACTGCCGTTTTTCCCGCCTGAGACCGTCACCACCGACCATGGCGCCGTCTACCGCAACCATCACCTGGTCGAGGTGCAGCGGGTCATTAAGGCGAACATCAAACCTAGCCGCGTCCTGCGACCTACCGACAAGCACTCCGTGGAGCGAACGTTCGGTGCCATCAGGTCACTGCTATTTGCCCTCCTGCTCGGATACCAGGGCACGGACGTCGCCGACCGAGGCGTGGACCCGGAGGCCGACGCCTGCCTGACCGTGACAGAGATGGAACACATCATCGCCACCTGGGTCGTCGAGACCTGGCAGAACCGGCGCTTCGGCTCGTACGCCCCGAGCTGGGATCCCCGCGGCGACCACAGCCCCAACAGCCTGTTCGCGGCGGCGATGTCCCAGGGCGGCTTTGCCCTGCGGATTCCGCCCGCCGAGCTGTACTACGAGCTCTTGCCGCGGCACAAAGTCGCGATCCACGGCAGGCGCGGCGTGAAGATCAAGAACCTCTGGTACGACGGCGACGCCCTGGACCCGTACCGCGGGGAGCTCTCCCACCGCGGAGGTCGGCACAAGAACAAGTACGTCATCCACCGTGATCCACGCGATCCGTGCTTCGTGTTCTTCCAGGACCCGCGCACACACGAGTGGCACACACTTCGCTGGACGGGACTGCCCGAGGAGGGCGAGGTACCGGCTTTCAGCGACGCCCGCGTCCGTGAGGCCATGCGGGAACTGCGCAGGAGGGGCCTTGCGCCGAAGGCGGACACCGAACTCTTGCCAGTACTACTCGAGTTGATCGGCGGCAGCATCCCGGTCGAGCAGTGGCCGACCCAACTCTCCAAAAGGCAGCGCACCGAGCACGCACGCGAAGTTGCCCAGGCGGCCGCAGCTGCCGCCGACCGCCCCGCAGGCGTGGTCAAGAAGGAGTCGCCGTCACGTCCCGCCGCCGTTCCCACAGCCGGAGCGGGTTCCGATGACGCCAAGGTCGTGTCTCTTCGTCCGAAGGAGCGTGCTCAGCAGGTTCACGACGCGGTGAACAGCGAACGCCGACGCCGCCGCGAGGCCTCCGTCTCCGCCCGCCGGTCCCCACCGCCCGATCTGTCCGAACGGCTGCGCGCCAACAGTCTGTCGGCCCTGCTGCACGACTCCGACGATGACGACGCCACCCACACGGCCCATGAGGTCGAGGAAGAAGGCCGCCAGTGA
- a CDS encoding helix-turn-helix domain-containing protein, translating into MTEKNPYLQELGQFLRARRGELSPDDLGLPVAHDATRRTSGLRRQEVADGVAISQDYYARIEQGRLAPSEPVLEAIAHFLRLTPDQRDYLEGLAQRAERRTPPRPRPKLVRPQLQRLLDQLTDTPAIIVGKYLDILAWNPLAAALLVDLDSMAPHERNYVRMVFTDPRVQDLYYDWEAMARSSVATLRMQAADNPHDPRLAALVGELALVSPHFRHWWADHKVARPDFGTKTIRHPELGDLTLDWDAFGYVGDPDQQLVLWSAPKGTSSHDKLRILASWSAPATERHEARTDDREPRA; encoded by the coding sequence ATGACCGAGAAGAACCCTTACCTGCAAGAACTCGGGCAGTTCCTGAGGGCACGGCGCGGTGAGCTGTCCCCGGACGACCTCGGACTGCCCGTCGCGCACGATGCCACCCGTCGTACCTCCGGGCTGCGGCGCCAGGAAGTCGCTGACGGCGTGGCGATCAGCCAGGACTACTACGCCCGCATCGAGCAGGGGCGCCTCGCGCCGTCCGAACCCGTCCTCGAGGCGATCGCCCACTTCCTGCGCCTCACGCCGGATCAGCGGGACTACCTCGAGGGCCTGGCCCAGCGGGCCGAACGGCGCACGCCGCCACGGCCCCGCCCCAAGCTCGTGAGGCCGCAGCTGCAGCGCCTCCTGGACCAGCTCACCGACACGCCGGCGATCATCGTGGGCAAGTACCTCGACATCCTCGCCTGGAACCCGCTCGCCGCCGCACTCCTGGTCGACCTCGACAGCATGGCCCCCCATGAGCGCAACTACGTCCGGATGGTGTTCACCGACCCGCGCGTGCAGGACCTGTACTACGACTGGGAGGCCATGGCGCGCAGCAGTGTCGCGACCCTGCGCATGCAGGCCGCCGACAATCCCCATGATCCTCGGCTCGCGGCCCTGGTCGGCGAGCTGGCCCTCGTGAGCCCGCATTTTCGCCACTGGTGGGCCGATCACAAGGTCGCCCGCCCGGACTTCGGCACCAAGACCATCCGGCACCCCGAACTCGGCGACCTCACCCTCGACTGGGACGCGTTCGGCTACGTCGGCGACCCCGACCAGCAGCTCGTGCTGTGGTCAGCTCCAAAGGGCACCAGCTCGCACGACAAACTCCGGATCCTTGCCTCGTGGAGTGCCCCGGCGACCGAACGCCACGAAGCCAGGACGGATGACCGAGAACCTCGTGCCTGA
- a CDS encoding TnsA-like heteromeric transposase endonuclease subunit — translation MQYTGFTGFAHALDLDEKWPVRWTTTWKFGRTRTPVTTPVRDLDRVNLRWSVPVRRFTWRTDQFHRPGLEYLMSTDRHHGFESHEEERLLLVADFAAGLVEALCQPFRLQFFAGGKVIRHTPDFLLVTESGVLLIDIRPANRIEPEDALKFAAAAEAALSAGWRYAVVAGWRQHVWTNVDALSAERRPLPDVLGTQEQLREVAAQGPLPLGELVERCRIPAIARAHAIHLLWHHHLGADLSAPFGDASLIRLPQQRDRELPR, via the coding sequence GTGCAGTACACCGGCTTCACCGGCTTCGCACATGCGTTGGATCTCGACGAGAAGTGGCCCGTGCGCTGGACCACGACATGGAAGTTCGGCCGGACTCGAACCCCGGTCACTACCCCTGTGCGCGACCTGGACAGGGTAAATCTTCGGTGGAGCGTTCCCGTGCGCCGGTTCACATGGCGCACCGACCAGTTCCACCGCCCCGGGCTTGAGTACCTGATGTCGACCGACCGGCACCACGGCTTCGAGAGTCATGAGGAGGAGCGCCTGCTGCTAGTGGCCGACTTCGCCGCCGGCCTGGTGGAGGCTCTGTGTCAGCCGTTCCGGCTGCAGTTCTTCGCTGGAGGGAAGGTGATCCGGCACACGCCCGACTTCCTGTTGGTGACGGAGTCGGGGGTTCTCCTGATCGACATACGTCCGGCCAATCGGATCGAGCCGGAGGACGCACTGAAGTTCGCCGCAGCGGCGGAGGCCGCACTGTCAGCGGGGTGGCGGTACGCCGTCGTGGCGGGGTGGCGCCAGCACGTGTGGACGAACGTGGACGCGCTGTCCGCGGAGCGGCGACCACTGCCAGACGTGCTGGGAACTCAGGAGCAGTTACGGGAGGTGGCAGCGCAAGGCCCATTACCGCTTGGCGAGTTGGTGGAGCGCTGCCGCATTCCGGCGATCGCCCGCGCCCATGCGATCCACTTGCTGTGGCACCACCACCTTGGCGCGGACCTCTCTGCCCCGTTCGGCGACGCGAGCTTGATCCGGCTTCCACAGCAGCGTGACCGGGAGCTTCCACGGTGA
- a CDS encoding alpha/beta hydrolase, whose amino-acid sequence MAQKLSALTNGFAPQTVEIPSGDGQIVAHLYLPEDHDASKRYPAVAVGGSFSSVKEQMGGIYAGEMARRGVIGLAIDYRNYGQSSGAIRQYEDPNSKAADMSAALRFLKSRSDVSGAGLLGVCTSGTTVIEAAANDPGVGSVATVAGMFVESGVIPHAERRVAEGRAATEKYEKTGIVDTIPAYHPYSRKAVNTVPMPYYLSAKRGNVREWRNEFAVMAWGDMLSADAVSSASRVTAPTLMVHSRFASYPGQARKVHERLAGPKELYWGKGQHFSFYDHPGQVRDTADRVAAHFTATLS is encoded by the coding sequence ATGGCTCAGAAGCTCAGCGCACTCACCAACGGTTTCGCACCTCAGACCGTAGAGATTCCCAGCGGAGATGGCCAGATCGTGGCCCATCTCTACCTGCCGGAAGATCACGACGCGTCCAAGCGCTACCCCGCCGTAGCTGTGGGAGGGTCGTTTTCCTCTGTGAAGGAGCAGATGGGTGGGATCTACGCCGGGGAGATGGCCCGCAGAGGCGTGATCGGCCTTGCCATCGACTACCGCAACTACGGGCAGAGCAGCGGCGCCATCCGCCAGTACGAGGACCCGAACTCCAAGGCCGCTGACATGTCGGCGGCCTTGCGCTTCCTGAAAAGCCGGTCCGACGTGTCGGGGGCAGGGCTCCTGGGCGTATGCACCTCGGGTACCACCGTCATCGAGGCTGCGGCCAACGATCCGGGTGTGGGTTCCGTAGCGACGGTTGCCGGCATGTTCGTCGAGTCGGGAGTGATCCCGCACGCGGAGCGCCGCGTCGCCGAAGGCCGAGCGGCCACAGAGAAGTACGAGAAGACCGGCATCGTCGACACCATTCCGGCTTACCACCCGTACAGCCGAAAGGCTGTCAACACTGTGCCCATGCCGTACTACCTGTCCGCGAAGCGGGGGAACGTACGCGAGTGGCGCAACGAATTCGCGGTGATGGCCTGGGGCGACATGCTCAGCGCAGACGCCGTGTCGAGCGCTTCACGTGTCACCGCGCCAACACTCATGGTCCACTCGCGATTCGCTTCCTACCCGGGCCAGGCACGCAAGGTGCACGAACGACTCGCCGGGCCAAAGGAACTGTACTGGGGCAAGGGTCAGCACTTCAGCTTCTACGATCACCCCGGACAGGTTCGTGACACCGCGGACCGAGTCGCAGCGCACTTCACGGCCACGCTGAGCTGA
- a CDS encoding alcohol dehydrogenase catalytic domain-containing protein has translation MMRAALLTEYEEDFVIDTIPDPTITSPTDVIVRVGAAGFCRSDIHIWHGHYDALQKGAGIDLPFVCGHENAGWVVEVGSAVTHVAVGDTVLLHLSPSCGYCKACRAGDDMHCVAGMFTGVLSPGGFAEYVKTSARAVVPIPSSMAPADAAPLADAGLAAYHAVRKALPHAVPGTRTVVLGAGGLGHIAIQALRALSQTEIIVVDRNAAALDRAHGWGADHTVLSQKDRSHIAEIMELTHGAGAEVVLDYVGEGGAQKDGVEVLATNGVDFLVGSGAKLEIDILSQMLIPERSFVGNSGGTYNELVELVALAHRGVIEISTTRFPLEGVNEALHALNDGKLIGRGVLMVSEG, from the coding sequence ATGATGCGCGCCGCACTGCTGACCGAGTACGAAGAAGACTTCGTCATCGACACGATTCCCGACCCTACGATCACCTCACCGACCGACGTCATCGTCCGCGTCGGCGCGGCCGGCTTCTGTCGTAGTGATATCCACATCTGGCACGGACACTACGACGCCCTCCAAAAGGGTGCCGGAATCGACCTGCCGTTCGTGTGCGGTCACGAGAACGCCGGCTGGGTGGTGGAAGTCGGCTCGGCCGTGACCCATGTGGCGGTCGGCGACACCGTCCTGCTCCACCTCTCGCCCTCCTGCGGGTACTGCAAGGCGTGCCGAGCCGGCGACGACATGCACTGTGTCGCCGGCATGTTCACCGGAGTGCTCTCTCCGGGTGGCTTTGCCGAGTACGTCAAGACCAGCGCGCGGGCGGTCGTACCGATCCCCAGCAGTATGGCGCCCGCCGATGCGGCACCTCTCGCCGATGCAGGGTTGGCGGCCTACCACGCGGTGCGCAAGGCACTTCCGCACGCGGTCCCGGGGACCCGCACCGTCGTGCTCGGCGCCGGCGGACTGGGGCACATCGCGATCCAGGCTCTTCGCGCGTTGTCCCAGACGGAGATCATCGTCGTGGATCGCAACGCCGCAGCCCTCGATCGAGCCCATGGTTGGGGCGCCGACCACACGGTCCTGTCGCAGAAGGACCGTTCGCACATCGCAGAGATCATGGAGCTGACCCACGGGGCGGGTGCCGAGGTGGTCTTGGACTACGTCGGCGAAGGGGGTGCCCAGAAGGACGGTGTCGAAGTCCTCGCCACCAACGGTGTCGACTTTCTGGTGGGCTCCGGAGCCAAGCTCGAGATCGACATTCTCAGCCAGATGCTGATCCCGGAGAGGAGCTTCGTAGGCAACAGCGGTGGTACCTACAACGAGCTGGTGGAGCTCGTGGCACTTGCTCACCGGGGAGTCATCGAGATCAGCACCACGCGGTTCCCCCTCGAAGGTGTCAACGAAGCACTCCACGCGCTCAACGACGGCAAGCTCATCGGTCGTGGCGTCCTCATGGTGTCCGAGGGCTGA
- a CDS encoding CocE/NonD family hydrolase translates to MDVTVEQNVPATMRDGTVLRADVYRPATGGPYPVLLSRLPYGKSHPINTGHLDPLSVARSGFIVVLQDTRGRFASDGEWETWTHEPDDGYDTVRWAAALPNSNGNVGMIGVSYFGNTQWTAALSKPPELKAIAPQITWSEPHDGLFARGGAIEFALNTSWTLLMAGDTLTRRHADDPAALGQALGALLTDVDQLGSSVYWELPAGRHPAYQRHGLQNQDLGFEHALRDPEWSAACRIAGRHAEIDLPSLNLGGWYDVFSQGTLDNFTAMHAAGRPANLIMGPWTHEAYTGQIGDVDFGAAANMEVLGFRGRFVDIQNTWFRRWLTPEADPSGPELPPVLLFVMGKNEWREEQEWPLSRAVDTDLFLRADQGLAFDTPQADEGTDTYVYDPADPVPTTGGPLITATGYRPGPLDQAPVEAREDVLVYTSEPLAEDLEVTGRVRAFIHAATDAPSTDWVVRLCDVDPQGLSVNVVDGILRADTTPGEFTEHAVDLWSTSYLFRAGHRLRVHVTSSNFPRWDRNLNTGQSIDTATDFRPAHQNIAHDAARPSRIVLPVIPTDS, encoded by the coding sequence ATGGATGTGACGGTTGAACAGAATGTCCCTGCGACGATGCGTGACGGCACCGTTCTGCGGGCCGACGTCTACCGGCCCGCCACGGGCGGTCCCTACCCCGTGCTGCTGAGCCGTCTTCCGTACGGAAAGAGCCACCCCATCAACACCGGACACCTCGATCCGCTCAGTGTGGCCCGGTCAGGCTTCATCGTCGTACTCCAGGACACCCGCGGCCGGTTCGCCTCGGACGGCGAGTGGGAGACGTGGACCCACGAGCCGGACGACGGCTACGACACCGTCCGCTGGGCCGCCGCGCTGCCCAACTCCAACGGCAACGTCGGCATGATCGGGGTCAGCTATTTCGGCAACACCCAGTGGACGGCCGCACTGTCCAAGCCCCCGGAGCTGAAGGCCATCGCCCCCCAGATCACCTGGTCGGAACCGCATGACGGGCTCTTCGCCCGCGGTGGGGCCATCGAGTTCGCGCTGAACACCTCGTGGACACTCCTGATGGCAGGGGACACGCTGACGCGCCGACACGCCGACGACCCGGCCGCGCTCGGGCAGGCGCTCGGGGCACTGCTCACCGATGTCGACCAGCTGGGCTCCTCCGTGTACTGGGAACTTCCGGCCGGCCGGCACCCCGCCTACCAGCGCCACGGCCTACAGAACCAGGATCTGGGGTTTGAACACGCGCTGCGGGATCCGGAGTGGAGCGCGGCCTGCCGCATCGCGGGACGCCACGCGGAGATCGATCTGCCCAGCCTGAACCTGGGCGGCTGGTACGACGTCTTCAGCCAGGGCACGCTGGACAACTTCACCGCGATGCACGCCGCCGGACGGCCAGCCAACCTGATCATGGGCCCCTGGACACACGAGGCATACACGGGGCAGATCGGTGACGTGGACTTCGGCGCCGCCGCGAACATGGAGGTGCTCGGCTTCCGTGGCAGGTTCGTCGACATCCAGAACACGTGGTTCCGCAGGTGGCTCACCCCCGAGGCCGACCCGTCCGGGCCCGAGCTGCCACCTGTACTGCTCTTCGTCATGGGGAAGAACGAGTGGCGCGAGGAACAGGAGTGGCCGCTGTCCCGCGCCGTCGACACCGACCTGTTCTTGCGCGCGGACCAAGGGCTCGCCTTCGACACCCCCCAGGCCGACGAGGGCACCGACACCTACGTCTACGACCCGGCCGACCCCGTACCCACGACCGGCGGACCACTGATCACGGCCACCGGGTACCGGCCCGGTCCGCTCGACCAGGCACCCGTGGAGGCCCGGGAGGACGTCCTGGTGTACACCAGCGAGCCCCTGGCCGAGGACCTCGAAGTCACCGGCCGTGTCCGGGCGTTCATCCACGCGGCGACCGACGCCCCGTCCACGGACTGGGTGGTCCGGCTCTGCGACGTCGACCCCCAGGGCCTGTCCGTCAACGTCGTGGACGGGATCCTGCGGGCCGACACCACACCGGGCGAGTTCACCGAGCACGCCGTCGACCTGTGGTCCACCAGCTACCTGTTCCGCGCCGGCCACCGCCTGCGCGTCCACGTCACCTCCAGCAACTTCCCCCGCTGGGACCGCAACCTCAACACCGGCCAGTCCATCGACACCGCAACCGACTTCCGCCCGGCCCACCAGAACATCGCGCACGACGCCGCACGGCCCTCCCGCATCGTCCTGCCGGTCATCCCGACCGACAGCTGA
- a CDS encoding DoxX family protein, whose protein sequence is MFIATLVTSLLLDLLLLVSATGKLRHDPMQMGTMQTVGFPADRVWLPTAAEVAGAVGLAIGAARCGGGGVRDVVLRRSKGCAPTSARFQRHGAGGAPAGRGGRSCTGRARTMETRLTAHGAGSGCRPRPDAVCRRGLRRR, encoded by the coding sequence ATGTTCATCGCGACCCTCGTCACCTCCCTACTGCTGGACCTCCTTCTGCTGGTTTCGGCGACGGGGAAGCTGCGGCACGATCCGATGCAGATGGGCACCATGCAAACGGTGGGCTTCCCAGCCGACAGAGTGTGGTTGCCGACGGCCGCCGAAGTGGCGGGGGCTGTCGGTCTCGCCATCGGGGCCGCTCGGTGCGGTGGCGGCGGTGTGCGTGATGTTGTCCTTCGTCGGAGCAAGGGCTGCGCACCTACGAGTGCGCGATTTCAACGTCATGGCGCCGGTGGTGCTCCTGCTGGCAGGGGCGGCCGGAGCTGCACGGGCAGGGCGCGGACCATGGAGACACGCTTGACAGCTCATGGTGCAGGATCTGGTTGTCGACCACGGCCTGATGCAGTGTGCCGACGAGGGCTTCGACGCCGGTAG
- a CDS encoding AAA family ATPase produces the protein MTSQQNPLSFLPGPAVDRTTFEGWNRWCQTRKSFVAAPILTAQEYGRLTKRQRRIHNLHRLATHSSLPIQATPMSENVANAVLARIDDGAYSHKAGTRGGIMVNGDGAQGKTETVCEALACFQEEWLALNNYANPDAMPGTRDLVAPVAYVRCPVKATPISTCQRILDFYGEDYKGMRLEDLVRTVKTAVVEHATKALVIDDITRLKLHREADQDVLDLIREMMSMPVTLILVGVGIPTSGLLREGLRDPKTQEWIYPQVKDRGRSPNDHAASQHERRFQVVDLDPFRYTTPAEMQAWKDHLERLEDELRLLNSTVGMLTDGDMPEYLFSRTKGVVGILEKLIQHGCRRAISDESERLTKELLNQFTVTPDDMPDLDAESGEQPHIPPHAPTPKKKPKGRNTVFDDDGPAAAGSAG, from the coding sequence GTGACCTCCCAGCAGAACCCGTTGTCGTTCCTTCCAGGCCCGGCGGTGGACCGCACCACCTTCGAAGGCTGGAACCGGTGGTGCCAAACCCGCAAATCCTTCGTCGCTGCCCCCATCCTCACGGCACAGGAGTACGGCCGCCTGACGAAGCGCCAGCGGCGCATCCACAATCTGCACCGCCTCGCGACGCACAGTTCCCTGCCCATTCAGGCCACCCCGATGAGTGAGAACGTCGCCAACGCAGTGCTGGCACGCATCGACGACGGCGCCTACAGCCACAAGGCCGGAACCCGTGGCGGCATCATGGTCAACGGCGACGGTGCCCAGGGCAAGACCGAGACCGTGTGCGAGGCCCTGGCCTGCTTCCAGGAGGAGTGGCTAGCCCTCAACAACTACGCCAACCCCGACGCCATGCCCGGCACTCGCGACCTGGTCGCTCCCGTCGCCTACGTACGCTGCCCGGTCAAAGCCACCCCCATCTCCACCTGCCAGCGGATCCTCGACTTCTACGGCGAGGACTACAAAGGCATGCGACTGGAAGACCTCGTGCGCACAGTGAAGACCGCCGTCGTCGAGCACGCCACCAAAGCACTCGTGATCGACGACATCACCCGCCTCAAGCTCCACCGGGAAGCCGACCAGGACGTCCTCGACCTGATCCGCGAGATGATGAGCATGCCGGTCACACTCATCCTCGTTGGCGTTGGCATCCCCACCTCGGGCCTACTGCGCGAAGGCCTCCGCGACCCCAAGACCCAGGAGTGGATCTACCCGCAGGTCAAGGACCGCGGCCGCAGCCCCAACGACCACGCTGCCAGCCAGCACGAACGCCGCTTTCAGGTCGTCGACCTCGACCCGTTCAGATACACCACACCCGCGGAGATGCAGGCCTGGAAGGACCATCTCGAGCGCCTGGAAGACGAGTTGCGGCTGCTGAACAGCACCGTCGGCATGCTCACCGACGGCGACATGCCCGAGTACTTGTTCAGCCGCACCAAGGGCGTGGTCGGCATTCTGGAGAAGCTCATTCAGCACGGCTGCCGCCGCGCCATCAGCGACGAGAGCGAACGTCTGACCAAGGAACTGCTCAACCAGTTCACCGTTACCCCCGACGACATGCCCGACCTCGACGCCGAATCCGGTGAGCAGCCCCACATCCCACCCCATGCCCCCACACCGAAGAAGAAGCCGAAGGGCCGCAACACCGTGTTCGACGACGACGGCCCGGCGGCCGCTGGCTCTGCCGGCTGA